One Acidobacteriota bacterium genomic window, CGTGACGGGGCGCCTTGCAGCGCCCCGTCGGCCGGACGTCTACTTCTTGTCGGGGGGCTTCGGGTCAACAGGCTTCATGTCGGCAACTAGTTTGTGGTTCTGTAGCGTCACGCCGCCTGCGAACGATGCGCTGTAGATCTTGAATAGCTCTTGGACTTTTTCCGGGAAGACGTCATTCAGGATCTTCGACGGGCTGTAGTCGGCACCCTTCACAACCGGGTCGATCACGAAGACGTAGAGAATGTTGCCGCTCGCAATCGGCTCAGTACTCTTGTAGACGCGCCAACCCTTGGCCATCGCCTTGTGCACCGGGTCTTTGCTCGCGGCAAGTGCGTCCTTCAGGTTTGCAATGACCTTTTCAAAGTCCTCAGCTCTATCAGGCTTGATCACGTTGAACATCATGCCAACATCGCCGGTGAACACTCGGGCGGCCGACGCCGCAGCCTGGGCCGGTGCTGCCGCGGCCTGCGGGGCGGCAGCCGCCTTCGGCGTTGCGACCACGGCCTGCTGGGCGGCAGCCGCCTGCACGGGTTTCAGGGCGGCCGACGTGCACCAAGACACGGCCACCAGCATCCCAATGATCCCTGGTGCAGCCCTCATCAGTTTGACCTCCATCTGACGGGCGCGATGCGCGTCCGCATGCGACCATGATAGCTGAATCCATCACGGGCGGTTCCCTCGCGCGCGCCCCGTGGGGGTTATCGGACGCCTGGTCACTCCCAAACCCGATCTGTCTGCGAACAGGAAGGTACGGCTCGGAAGGCCACCCTAAAGCACCATCGGCACGATGCGAACGTCTCGCAAGGGGGCGCGGCCGTTTTCGGGTGAAGGAGCGGGCGGAGCACAGCGGGCTGAACGACGACGTCGTGGAGAGAACCGTCGTCGACCAGTAGAACCTGGTTCAACGTCCCCGCCATCTGACGCGCGGGTTGACAAGTCGACGCATGGCGCAACCCTTCCGTATCGAAAACGTTGGGGCAATTCCCGGGGGAGCTGAACGGCGGGGCTATTCCAGTCCCGGATCCGATCGCGACGGTAGGCTCGAGGAGCGAGCTGTCGCTGGCAAGTCAAGATGACCGGTTGGCCTTATCAATATCTGAGGCGGGAACCGGAAGACGCACGACCTACAGAAAATGGGAGCGGGCGCTGAACCCAAAGGGCAGCGCCCACTCCCAACAATTCGGCTAAACGGAAAACGTGCTGACTACTTTCCGAAGTTGCCCACCAGTTGATAGTTCAGGTATTGGACTCCGGCCAAGCAATTCTTGATCGAATCGTAGATCGCTTGCGTCTCGGTAGGGAGACCTTCATAGAGAATCTTCGACATCGTGTAGTCGGCATCCTTCACGACAGGGTCAATGAGGAACGCATACACAACAGTACCATCGGTGCGTACCTCTGGCGACTTAAGGACACGCCAGCCTGCCGCCTGAGCCTTTCGCTCTGGCTTGTCACTCTTGGTCAACACATCCTTCAGCTTAGCGACCAGTCCCTCAAACTCGGCCGTCTTGTCACCCTTGACGATGTTCACGATGAGGCCGACGTCTCCCGTGAACACTCGGGTGGCCGGCGGTGCAGCCTGGGCCGGTGCGGCCGGAGCCTGCGGTGCGGCCGCCGTCTGGGCCTGCGCTACGCCAACCGAAACCGCCAGGGCGGCCAGGGTCAGCGCCAATCCAACTACAATGCGCCGCCATCCGGCAGCACGTGGCATCCACGTCGAGAGCATTTCTGAGCCTCCTTGGCGATAGGCGTGTTGTAACGTGCGAGTCAGGATACTGTAGCGTACCGCCCGCCTAGATGAAAACCGCAAGTACCTCGTTGGCCAGCAACATCCCCTGCCGGCTGAGATAAAGTCGACCCTCCTCGTGCCGAAGGAGGCCCGCCTCCAGATATGGCTGAAGATGATCGCCATATCTGGCCCAGATATCAAGTCCGTATTTCCGGAGCAGGTCGTCGACCCCCACGCCCTCCACCAACCGGAGGCCGGTGATGAGGGCTTCCTGCCAGCGATCCTCGGGCGAGAGCACCCGCCGATCTGTTTGGACGTCGGACCCGGCTTCGATGGCGGAGACGAACTGCTCGGTCGCCGACACGGCCTTCCAGCGGACTCCACCGACGGTGGAATGCGCGCCGGGACCGAACCCGAACCACTCGCCGTCCATCCAGTACTTCAGATTGTGTGTCGACTCATACCCCGGCCGCGCGACATTCGAGATCTCATACTGCGCGAGCCCCACCGCCCCCGCCATCTCCATGGCCAGCTCGTACATATCGGCTGCGTCATCATCCGGCGCCTGTGACACATGCGCGCGGGCCATCTCCTCATGCAAGGGGGCGTTGGGATACAACTCGAGCATATACAGAGACGCATGGTCCGGCGCCACGGAGACGAGCCCCTCGATCGACTGTCTCCAGTCGGCGAGGCTCTGCCCTGGCAGCCACATCATCAGGTCGATGCTCACGTTGTCGAACCCGGCTGTCCTGGCGTCGCCGACCGCACGGCGCGCGCGCGCCTGGTCGTGGATCCGTCCCAGCCGCATCAGCTCATCGTCTCGAAACGACTGCACGCCGATGCTCAGGCGATTGACGCCAGCGTCGCGAAATCCCGACAACGCCTCCGGTGAGGCTGTTTCGGGATTCACTTCCATCGTGACTTCCGCGTCAGCCGCGACGTCGAAGGCCTGCCGACAGCTGTCGATGATGGCCGCGATCTCGGCCGGCGTGAGCAGCGACGGGGTGCCGCCGCCGAAGTAGATCGTGTCGGCTGCCCGCGGTGCCGCATGAGGGATGCTGCCCGCCACGCGCTCGATGTGTGCCCGCACGGCTGCGACGTACCGGGCTTTGAGCGGGTCGTCGAGGAGGCCGCGGTTGAAGTTGCAGTACTTGCAGATGCGGCTGCAGAACGGCACGTGGATGTAGAGACCGAGCGGCGCCATCGCGGCCCGAGGCTAGGACGTCCCGGCTCGGCCGCCGGGCCATTTGAGGTCGGCTTTCGAATCGCGCAACTGCGCCCGGGCAGGCGTCGGACGGACGGCCGCCACGCGACCTCTCTTGCCCTGGCGCTTCAGCTTCCACTTCGCGACCAGATCCTCGTCGCTGTACTCTGCGCCCTCGTCGCGGTAATCGGCGGCATCGAGCGCCACGAACTCGCACATCTCGTGCAGCCGCGAGTACATCCGGAAGCCAATCCGGCAGAGCAGCGAATTCGGGTCGGTATCGTCGGGCTGGGCCTCGTAGTTCGACGTGAAGATGGTGGCCCGCCGCTCGTTATAGCGCGTATTGACGATGAGCGAGAGGGTCTCTTCAACCCACTCCGAGGTCTTCTCGGCGCCCAGATCGTCAAGCACCAGCAGTTCGGCGGTCATCACCGGGCGCAGCACTTCGATCTCGGTGGTGCGCACCACCGGATCGTATGTGCTGCGGATCACGCGCAGCAGGTCGCGCGTGTCGTAATACAGGCCTCTCGCCCCACGCGTCGCCACGATCTGGCGCAGCACGGCCACGGCGAGGTGGGTCTTGCCGACGCCGGGCGGGCCCTCAAGAAACAAGCCCCGATCGACCACCGGAAACGCCTCGGCCAGCTTGACGGCCAGGGTCCTCGCGCGGCTGAGCGACTCGTTGTACGCCCGGAAATTTCCGAGATCACAGTGCTGATACCGTCGGGGAATGCGCGCGTCGGCAAACAGACGCGATGTCATCTGATCGCGCCAGCAGTCGCAGCGCGTCGCGCGCCGCACGCCGTCGCGTTCCACCATCTTCCAGCCGGTACCGTCGCAAACAGGGCAGCTCATCCGGGATCAGTCACACACGGCGCCGGTGGTCAGAAGCAAGAATCAGGAAGCCAGAAGCAAGAGAACAATACTACAAGATCTGCGGACGATTCGTTTGCCGTTCCTGCTCCGTAAGGTTTGCTTCTTACTCGCCGGGCTTGACAGCAGGCGCGGCAGCCGGCGACACCGTCGCGCTGCGCACGATATCGGCAGGCGTCGAACGCACGAGGGCGGTATTGAGCCGCTGTTCCCAATCGCCAAGGCCGCGGGCGAGTTCGCGCTTGACGTACTCCATGAACTCGTTGACCTCGTGTTGCATGTCCTCCATCTTCTGCCGCATGTTGAGGATGATCTCGACGCCGGCCAGGTTCACGCCCAGGTCGCGCGTCAGCGACAGGATGGTCTCGAGGCGCTGAAGATCGTCATCCGAATACAGGCGGGTGTTGCCGTCGGTGCGCGACGGCTTGAGGAGGCCTTCCCGCTCGTACAACCGCAGCGTCTGTGGATGAATGCTGTACTTCTGGGCCACCGCGCTGATCATGTAATAGGCCTTGCCGGCGCCGAAGCTCTTCCTGGTGGCCATCGTCGTCTCCCTTCATCCGCGATCCGATTGCCTGGGCTACGACGCTGACGCGTCACGCCAGAGGCCCGCGCGAACATCCTCGATATTGACAAGCCCGAATTCGTGCAGCAGTTCTCTCGACCGCTGATCCAGCACCGACGGCAGCACGATCCTGATTTCCACGATCAGATCGCCGCGCCGGCCTGTGCGAAGCCCCGGCACGCCCCGGTCGCGAAGCCGGAACCGCTGTCCCGATTGGCTGCCCGGGGGCACCCGCAGCCGCGCCGGCCCGTCGAGGGTCGGAATGTCAAAGCGGGCGCCCAACGCCGCCTCGTGCACCGCCACCGGAACCGTCACAAACAGGTCGTCGCCCTCACGCCTGAACACCGGGTGCGGCGCCACCTGCACGGTCACACACAGGTCACCAGGCGCGGCGCCGCGCGTGCCCGCGTGCCCCAGGCCCGGCACGCGCATCTGCTCGCCCGGGCTCACCCCAGGCGGAATCGTCAGCGTCGTGGTCTCGCTGCGCGATTCGACGCCCAGGCCATTGCACCCGCCGCAGGTGGCATGACGAAGCAGACCGCTTCCCCCGCACCGGCCGCAGGTCTTCGTGAACATCATGTGGCCGCGGGCCGTGCGAACCGTGCCCGCGCCCCGGCACGAGGAGCACGTCGCTTCGGCCACGGGTTGTACGCCGCGGCCCCGACAGCCGCGACACACGTCGCGGCGGACGACGGTCAGGGCCTTCTCGGCGCCCCGGACCGCCTCCTCGAACCCGATCGACACAGTCAGATACAAGTCCGCGCCCGGCGTCGGCGTCTCAGCCGAGCCGCTCACGGCGTCGTGGATCACATCGGCGAACAGATCGCCAAACGTCGACGCCGCCGAACCGTCCGCCGCGTGCACCGAGAAATCAAACCCATCGAACCCGAACGTCGCCGCCGACTCGAGCACGACCCCCGCGCTGCCGAGCAGGTCGTATTCCCGTCGGCGGTCCGGATCGGTCAGCACCTCGTACGCGTCGGCGACGGCCCGGAAGTGCGCCACCGCCGTCCGGTCCCCCGGATTGATGTCCGGGTGGTACCGGCGCGCCAGCCGCCGGTACGCCCGCTTGATCTCGTCAAGACCAGCGGTCGGCGGCACGCCGAGCAGTTCGTACAAGTCCATCACACCGGAACCGACCCTTATTTCTTCCCGTCATCCACGACTTCGGCATCGATGACGTCGCTCTTCGGCGGTTCAGGCCCCGGCGCCGCCCCGCCGTCTGAGGTCGGCCCGGTCCCCGGTGCCGCCTGCTTGTAGAGCACCTCGGCGAGCTTGTGCTGCGCGCTGGTCAGCCGCTCCATCGCGCTCTTGATGGCGGCTGCGTCGTTTTTCTCGAGCGCCTTCTTCACCTCATCCATCGCGGATTCAACGGGCTGCTTGTCGGAGGCGCTGATCTTGTCGCCGGTCTCCTTGAGCATCTTCTCAGCCGCGTACACCGCCTGGTCCGCCTGATTGCGCGACTCGATCTCCTCTTTGCGCTTCTTGTCCTCGGCGGCGTTCGCCTCGGCCTCGCGCATCATGCGATCGACCTCGTCTTTGCTCAAGCCGCTCGACGAGGTAATCGTGATCTTCTGTTCCTTGCCCGTGCCCTTGTCCTTGGCCGACGCGTTGACCATGCCGTTGGCGTCGATATCGAAGGTGACTTCGATCTGCGGAACACCGCGCGGCGCGAGCGGAATGCCGTCGAGGTGGAACCGCCCGAGCGTGCGGTTGTCGCGCGCCATCGGCCGCTCCCCCTGCAGCACGTGAACCTCGACGCTCGACTGACTGTCGGCCGCGGTGGAGAACACCTCGCTCTTGCGCGTCGGAATCGTCGTGTTGCGCGGAATCAGCGTCGTCATCACGCCGCCCAGCGTTTCAATGCCCAGCGACAGCGGCGTGACGTCGAGCAGGAGCAGGTCCTTCACCTCGCCGGCCAGCACGCCAGCCTGGATGGCCGCGCCCACCGCGACCACCTCGTCAGGATTGACGCCCTTGTGCGGCTCCTTGCCGAACACGTCGCGCACGATCTGCTGCACGCGCGGAATGCGGGTGGACCCGCCAACCAGCACCACCTCGTCAATCTGCGACGGCTGCACCCCGGCGTCGGCCAATGCCTGCTTGGCCGGTCCAACCGTCTTCTGCAGCAGGTCTTCGACCAACTGCTCGAACTTCGCCCGGGTGAGCTTCATCTGCAGGTGCTTGGGGCCTGTCGCATCGGCGGTGATGAAGGGCAGGTTGATTTCGCTCTCCATCACGGTCGACAGTTCCATCTTGGCCTTCTCGGCGGCCTCGCGGAGCCGCTGCAGCGCCATTCGGTCTTTCGTCAGGTCGATCCCGTCGCTCCTTCTGAATTCGGCCGCCACCCACTCGATGATGCGCTGGTCGAGATTGTCGCCGCCAAGATGCGTGTCGCCGTTGGTCGACTTCACTTCGACCACGCCCTCGCCGACTTCCAGGATCGAGATGTCGAAGGTGCCACCGCCGAAGTCGTACACCGCGATCGTCTCGTCCTTCTTCTTGTCGAGCCCGTAGGCCAGCGCCGCCGCCGTGGGCTCGTTGACGATGCGCATCACCTCGAGGCCGGCAATCGCACCTGCCTCCTTGGTGGCCTGACGCTGCGCGTCGTTGAAGTACGCCGGGACGGTGATGACGGCCTGGGTAACCGGCTGACCCAGATACTCCTCGGCTGCCTGCTTCAGCTTCTGCAGCACCATGGCCGACACCTGCGCCGGCGCGAAGCGCTCCTCCTTGCCAGAGGCCTGCACCTGCACGACCACGTGGTCCCCGTCGCGCACCACGCGGAACGGCACCATCTTCATTTCTTCACTGACTTCCTCGAAGCGTCGTCCCATGAACCGCTTGATCGAGAACACGGTGTTCTCCGGGTTGGTCACGGCCTGCCGCTTGGCGACCTGCCCGACGAGGCGCTCGCCGGTCTTGCTGAACCCGACGACGCTTGGCGTCAGCCTGCCGCCTTCGGGGTTCGTGATGACGACTGGCTCCCCGCCTTCCATGACAGCGACGACGGAGTTGGTGGTCCCGAGATCGATTCCGATAATCTTGCTCATGTTGATATCCTCGGCCTGAGATTGAGGGATAGAACCCTCAGGGTTCCAAGCAAAGCTTGGCTCCACATGTTAGGTATTCATAATCATAAAATCTTAGCGTTGGCGTGTCAATGCTTTCCTTGAACCGACGAGTCACAGAATCCGTAAACTCCTGTCGTTGATAACGTTGCCACCGCTGTGCTATCATGATTCTGCCTGCCTACAGACCGGGAATCTCATCTCGCCCTGGGATTCCGGCGCATCCTTGAGGGTCACATGACCAGGTTCCTGCGCGTTTGTCTGTGGGTATTTCTTCTCGCACTCATCAGTGCGCCGGCCCTGCTCGCGCAGTCGGCGCCGGCACCCGAGGCCACTCCTCCTCCGGCTCATCTATCGCTTGTCGAGGGACAGGTGTTTCTCGATCGCGAGGGTCGCTCGGAGTCCGCTGTCGAAAACGTCCCACTGCTTGATGGGGATCGGATCCGCACTGAGCGCGGACGCGCCGAGATTATGCTCGGCGATGGCTCACTCCTCCATCTTGACCAAGGCACCACGGCTGACGTCCTCGCCGGCGATCTGATCCGCCTGCTCCAGGGTCGCATCAACATCGTGGTGATCGGTGCGCGTGATCCGTCGCGCGCGGTGCGGTACCAGGTTGATGCACCCGCGGCCTCGGCCCAGAGCAATGGGCCTGGCGAGTATCGCGTGACCGTGAACAACTCCACCGGCGGGCGCAACACAGAACTCGCCGTCGTGCGCGGCGACGCCACATTTGGCAACGACGCCGGTTCGGTCGACGTGCGCGCTGGCGAGCGGTCCGTGGCGCGTGACGGCGAAGCGCCCAGCCGGCCGCAGTATTTCAACTCGGCCCGATGGGACGAGTTCGACCGATGGAGCGCGGCCAGGCGCGACGCCCAGATCGGCACGACCTCGGCCCGCTACCTGCCACAGGATCTCGAACCCTACTCGGGGACGTTCGATCGGTACGGCACGTGGCGCAACGAAGCGTCCAACGGCTACGTGTGGTTCCCAACCGTCTCGGCCGACTGGCGCCCCTATTCGGTGGGCTACTGGCGCCAATACGATCAGTGGGATTCGTTCTGGATCGCGGGCGACCCGTGGGGGTGGCCGACGCATCACTACGGGCGCTGGGGATTCTCGGTGGGCCTCGGCTGGTACTGGATGCCGGCGCGCTCGTGGGCGGCGTCCTTTGTCTACTGGGCGTTCGGCGGCGACTACGTCAGTTGGTGCCCGCTTGGGTGGAACGACTATCCGGTGTTCGGCAACTGGGGCGTGCGCGGCGTGTACGTCGGCCTGCACGATGGGTGGCACGGATGGACGGTGATTCCGCGACGCCATTTCGGCTCTGCCGTCTTCGCGTCGCATGTGGCCATCGACGGCCGCCGCATCGATAGCCGGACGCGTTCCGCCTTCGTCGCCAGCCGCCGCTCACCGGTGGTTGGGCACGCGGTGCCTCGCGGACAAGGCATCACGGCCACGTCGCGAACCGGGGCCGTTCCCCGATCGAGCGACGCTCGCGGAGTTGGTGTGCCGGGGCGGGGCGACCGGATACAGCAGCGCTCAGCCGCGTCGGAAACGCCGCGGGCCATG contains:
- the hemW gene encoding radical SAM family heme chaperone HemW; this translates as MAPLGLYIHVPFCSRICKYCNFNRGLLDDPLKARYVAAVRAHIERVAGSIPHAAPRAADTIYFGGGTPSLLTPAEIAAIIDSCRQAFDVAADAEVTMEVNPETASPEALSGFRDAGVNRLSIGVQSFRDDELMRLGRIHDQARARRAVGDARTAGFDNVSIDLMMWLPGQSLADWRQSIEGLVSVAPDHASLYMLELYPNAPLHEEMARAHVSQAPDDDAADMYELAMEMAGAVGLAQYEISNVARPGYESTHNLKYWMDGEWFGFGPGAHSTVGGVRWKAVSATEQFVSAIEAGSDVQTDRRVLSPEDRWQEALITGLRLVEGVGVDDLLRKYGLDIWARYGDHLQPYLEAGLLRHEEGRLYLSRQGMLLANEVLAVFI
- a CDS encoding ATP-binding protein is translated as MSCPVCDGTGWKMVERDGVRRATRCDCWRDQMTSRLFADARIPRRYQHCDLGNFRAYNESLSRARTLAVKLAEAFPVVDRGLFLEGPPGVGKTHLAVAVLRQIVATRGARGLYYDTRDLLRVIRSTYDPVVRTTEIEVLRPVMTAELLVLDDLGAEKTSEWVEETLSLIVNTRYNERRATIFTSNYEAQPDDTDPNSLLCRIGFRMYSRLHEMCEFVALDAADYRDEGAEYSDEDLVAKWKLKRQGKRGRVAAVRPTPARAQLRDSKADLKWPGGRAGTS
- a CDS encoding helix-turn-helix transcriptional regulator, with the protein product MATRKSFGAGKAYYMISAVAQKYSIHPQTLRLYEREGLLKPSRTDGNTRLYSDDDLQRLETILSLTRDLGVNLAGVEIILNMRQKMEDMQHEVNEFMEYVKRELARGLGDWEQRLNTALVRSTPADIVRSATVSPAAAPAVKPGE
- a CDS encoding J domain-containing protein; protein product: MDLYELLGVPPTAGLDEIKRAYRRLARRYHPDINPGDRTAVAHFRAVADAYEVLTDPDRRREYDLLGSAGVVLESAATFGFDGFDFSVHAADGSAASTFGDLFADVIHDAVSGSAETPTPGADLYLTVSIGFEEAVRGAEKALTVVRRDVCRGCRGRGVQPVAEATCSSCRGAGTVRTARGHMMFTKTCGRCGGSGLLRHATCGGCNGLGVESRSETTTLTIPPGVSPGEQMRVPGLGHAGTRGAAPGDLCVTVQVAPHPVFRREGDDLFVTVPVAVHEAALGARFDIPTLDGPARLRVPPGSQSGQRFRLRDRGVPGLRTGRRGDLIVEIRIVLPSVLDQRSRELLHEFGLVNIEDVRAGLWRDASAS
- the dnaK gene encoding molecular chaperone DnaK, which translates into the protein MPQSQAEDINMSKIIGIDLGTTNSVVAVMEGGEPVVITNPEGGRLTPSVVGFSKTGERLVGQVAKRQAVTNPENTVFSIKRFMGRRFEEVSEEMKMVPFRVVRDGDHVVVQVQASGKEERFAPAQVSAMVLQKLKQAAEEYLGQPVTQAVITVPAYFNDAQRQATKEAGAIAGLEVMRIVNEPTAAALAYGLDKKKDETIAVYDFGGGTFDISILEVGEGVVEVKSTNGDTHLGGDNLDQRIIEWVAAEFRRSDGIDLTKDRMALQRLREAAEKAKMELSTVMESEINLPFITADATGPKHLQMKLTRAKFEQLVEDLLQKTVGPAKQALADAGVQPSQIDEVVLVGGSTRIPRVQQIVRDVFGKEPHKGVNPDEVVAVGAAIQAGVLAGEVKDLLLLDVTPLSLGIETLGGVMTTLIPRNTTIPTRKSEVFSTAADSQSSVEVHVLQGERPMARDNRTLGRFHLDGIPLAPRGVPQIEVTFDIDANGMVNASAKDKGTGKEQKITITSSSGLSKDEVDRMMREAEANAAEDKKRKEEIESRNQADQAVYAAEKMLKETGDKISASDKQPVESAMDEVKKALEKNDAAAIKSAMERLTSAQHKLAEVLYKQAAPGTGPTSDGGAAPGPEPPKSDVIDAEVVDDGKK
- a CDS encoding FecR domain-containing protein, which encodes MTRFLRVCLWVFLLALISAPALLAQSAPAPEATPPPAHLSLVEGQVFLDREGRSESAVENVPLLDGDRIRTERGRAEIMLGDGSLLHLDQGTTADVLAGDLIRLLQGRINIVVIGARDPSRAVRYQVDAPAASAQSNGPGEYRVTVNNSTGGRNTELAVVRGDATFGNDAGSVDVRAGERSVARDGEAPSRPQYFNSARWDEFDRWSAARRDAQIGTTSARYLPQDLEPYSGTFDRYGTWRNEASNGYVWFPTVSADWRPYSVGYWRQYDQWDSFWIAGDPWGWPTHHYGRWGFSVGLGWYWMPARSWAASFVYWAFGGDYVSWCPLGWNDYPVFGNWGVRGVYVGLHDGWHGWTVIPRRHFGSAVFASHVAIDGRRIDSRTRSAFVASRRSPVVGHAVPRGQGITATSRTGAVPRSSDARGVGVPGRGDRIQQRSAASETPRAMMRGQTERTQQAEARSPRAASTPVRYDRRTVPGAPAGGGPDNGVSATERQAQRSGWSSGRRSDPTAESGNAGGMGRRSLPEATPRVSTSQSPRAEPRPSPRERSWGTSSAGADERRSSRPTGRSAPDIGSRAERSSTATPRRGFSSDSGSSSPSSRYNSGSATQRSPSRGTSSPRRGRGGAPE